In Palaemon carinicauda isolate YSFRI2023 chromosome 21, ASM3689809v2, whole genome shotgun sequence, the following proteins share a genomic window:
- the LOC137614757 gene encoding uncharacterized protein, with protein MSVDNVLFDRLSNHSFTTYLRAMRLSLVKFSRIHNPGIFKRQVANAHETYLPISLTWGDNQNVSVNDIFATDYTDDYGTYDAASKLHKPKVFLIFGSQGSGKSALAYYLHCQWALEAKEVKNINDFDMAFVFEADKVKSCRDLPDITSVVNFSFFPKDTTEEEAKRQLLDSKVLWIVDGLDRAPSIAREVVRAWMLVCPRSQFVITSRWTGMQRMNELFNQLQYSVQTVTMRIRPLSGDTWKQMIPKIVAANTRREEIIEELSSTLIARLDESISSLNAIYPYGIALFVKGWLELKYGYLEGEKLSHKVLPI; from the coding sequence ATGTCTGTGGACAACGTTTTATTCGACCGTTTGAGCAACCACTCTTTCACCACCTACCTGCGGGCGATGCGCCTCTCGCTGGTGAAGTTCTCGAGGATTCACAACCCCGGCATATTCAAACGGCAGGTGGCCAACGCTCACGAAACTTACCTGCCCATCAGCCTAACTTGGGGCGACAATCAAAACGTCAGCGTCAACGATATATTCGCCACCGATTACACGGATGATTACGGCACCTACGACGCAGCCTCCAAGCTTCACAAGCCGAAGGTGTTCCTCATTTTCGGGTCGCAAGGTTCCGGGAAATCAGCTTTGGCCTATTACCTTCATTGTCAGTGGGCGTTAGAAGCCAAAGAAGTGAAAAACATCAACGATTTCGACATGGCCTTTGTTTTCGAAGCTGACAAGGTTAAAAGTTGCAGGGATCTGCCTGATATAACCTCGGTGgtcaatttttctttctttcccaaAGACACGACGGAGGAAGAAGCCAAAAGGCAATTGTTAGACTCGAAAGTCCTCTGGATAGTGGACGGGTTGGACAGAGCTCCCTCGATTGCCAGAGAAGTCGTCAGAGCTTGGATGCTGGTGTGTCCTCGTTCCCAATTCGTCATCACCAGCCGCTGGACTGGGATGCAGCGCATGAACGAGCTGTTTAATCAGCTGCAGTACTCGGTCCAAACTGTCACCATGAGGATCAGGCCGCTCTCTGGGGACACTTGGAAACAGATGATCCCGAAAATCGTTGCAGCTAACACTCGGCGGGAGGAAATCATCGAAGAGCTGAGTTCGACTCTCATAGCTAGGCTCGACGAGAGCATCTCCTCCTTGAATGCAATATATCCGTACGGTATTGCCTTGTTCGTTAAAGGCTGGCTGGAACTTAAATACGGGTATCTCGAGGGGGAAAAACTGTCCCACAAGGTGTTGCCCATTTAG